Proteins from a single region of Macaca thibetana thibetana isolate TM-01 chromosome 4, ASM2454274v1, whole genome shotgun sequence:
- the ZNF165 gene encoding zinc finger protein 165: MATESKKAAAQNSPEDEGLLIVKIEEEEFIHRQDACLQRSELLKQELYRQLFRQFCYQDSPGPREALSQLRELCCQWLKPEIHTKEQILELLVLEQFLTILPGNLQAWVHEHYPESGEEAVTIVEDLERGTDKAVLQVQAHERGQEIFRKKVSPPGPALSVQLQPVETKAYFDSSEPQLLWDCDNESENSRSMPKLEIFEKIESQRITSGRISGYISEASGESQDICKSAGRVKKQWEKESGESQRLSSAQDEGFGKILTHKNIVRGEIISHDGCERRLNLNSNEFTHQKSCKHGTCDQSFKWNSDFINPQRIYAGEKIHQYGKSFKSPKLAKHAAVFSADKTHQCNECGKAFRHSSKLARHQRIHTGERRYECNECGKSFAESSDLTRHRRIHTGERPFGCKECGRAFNLNSHLIRHQRIHTREKPYECSECGKTFRVSSHLIRHFRIHTGEKPYECSECGRAFSQSSNLSQHQRIHMRENLLM; the protein is encoded by the exons ATGGCTACAGAATCAAAGAAAGCTGCAGCCCAGAACTCTCCAGAGGATGAAGGACTTTTGATAGTGAAGATAGAAGAGGAAGAATTTATCCACAGGCAGGACGCTTGCTTACAGAGAAGTGAACTCCTTAAGCAGGAGCTCTACAGGCAGCTTTTTAGGCAGTTCTGCTACCAGGATTCTCCTGGACCTCGCGAGGCACTGAGCCAGCTCCGGGAGCTCTGCTGTCAGTGGTTGAAGCCGGAGATCCATACCAAGGAACAGATTCTGGAACTGCTGGTGCTGGAGCAGTTCCTGACCATCCTGCCAGGAAATTTGCAGGCCTGGGTGCATGAACATTACCCAGAGAGTGGAGAGGAGGCAGTGACCATAGTGGAAGATTTGGAGAGAGGCACTGATAAAGCAGTACTCCAG gtTCAAGCCCATGAACGTGGACaagaaatattcaggaaaaaagtgTCACCACCTGGACCAGCACTTAGTGTCCAGTTACAGCCAGTGGAAACCAAGGCCTATTTTGATTCATCAGAACCCCAGCTCCTATGGGACTGTG ataatgaGAGTGAAAACAGTAGATCCATGCCAAAGctggaaatttttgaaaaaattgaatCACAGAGAATTACATCTGGAAGAATCTCAGGATACATATCAGAAGCATCTGGTGAATCTCAAGACATCTGTAAGTCTGCAGGCAGGGTAAagaagcaatgggaaaaagaatCAGGGGAGTCTCAGAGACTGTCATCTGCCCAGGATGAAGGTTTTGGTAAAATCCTCACCCACAAAAATATAGTCAGAGGTGAAATAATAAGCCATGATGGATGTGAGAGGAGATTAAATCTGAACtcaaatgaattcacacaccagAAATCTTGTAAACATGGTACCTGTGACCAGAGCTTCAAATGGAACTCAGATTTTATTAACCCTCAAAGAATTTATGCTGGAGAAAAAATTCACCAATATGGAAAATCTTTCAAGAGCCCGAAACTTGCTAAACATGCAGCAGTTTTCAGTGCAGATAAAACTCATcagtgtaatgaatgtgggaaagctttcagGCACAGCTCAAAACTTGCTAGGCATCAGAGAATCCACACTGGAGAGAGACGctatgaatgtaatgaatgtgggaaaagCTTTGCAGAGAGCTCAGATCTTACTAGACATCGGCGAATTCACACTGGGGAAAGACCCTTTGGGTGCAAAGAATGTGGGAGAGCATTCAACCTGAACTCACATCTTATCCggcatcagagaattcacaccagagagaaaccctatgagtgTAGTGAATGTGGGAAAACCTTCCGAGTGAGCTCACATCTTATTCGACACTttagaattcacactggagaaaaaccctatgaatgcaGTGAGTGTGGAAGAGCCTTCAGTCAGAGCTCAAACCTTAGTCAACACCAGAGAATTCACATGAGGGAAAACCTATTAATGTAA